GCGCTTTGTACACGAACTCCATTAGCCGGATTCCTCTTGCGCTTTCAGGCCGGAAAAAACCCTGAGCTTCCCTTCGTACACTTCGCTGAGGAGGCCCGGGTTGAGTACGGTCTCAGGGCTGCCGTATGCATATAGTCTCTGTTTTATCAGCATGAGCAGATCAAAGTATTCCCCGGCGGTAGTCAAATCGTGATGCACCACGAGCAAAGTCCTGCCTGACTTCTTGGCGCGATCGAGAACATCGAGAATAGCTCTTTCAGTAGCAGCATCGACGCCGGCAAAGGGTTCGTCGAGCAGGAGTATATCAGCTCCCTGAGTGAGGGCTCGCGCCATGAAGACCCTCTGCTGTTGCCCCCCTGACAACTGGCCGATCTGGCGATCGCGAAATTCCTCCATACGGACCATTTCCAGGGCTTCCTGTACTATTTGCCAGTCGGATCGACTCGGATCTTTCCACCAGGGGATGTGCCCGTATCGGCCCATCATTGCCACTTCCGCAACAGTGATCGGATAGTCCCAATCAACGGCTCCCCGTTGCGGGACATAGGCCACCAGTCCCTTCGCCTGGGTTGCGGGAAATCCCAGGATCTTAACCGTACCGAAATCCGGTTTGACAAATCCGAGTACTGCTTTTATGAACGTCGATTTTCCCGCACCGTTGGGTCCAATGATGCCTACTGAGACGCCCTGCTCGATACGCACGGATATATCGAGAAGAGCCGGTCTGGGACCGAAGCTTACGGTGAGATTCTTGACCTCGATTGCCGGGATGTCGTGATTAGTGGCCATGATCAGTTTTCGCCTCGTGATCGGCCGGCGGAATGTTCAAAGAGAGTGAAGTCGCCAGGCGAAGCCCTGGTTCGGACCACAAAGTTTCCTCTGCAATTGTTTCGCCGTCGCGTTTGATGGTGACCCGATAGGCATGGGCACGACCAGCGGATTCCAGCGGCGGATTCGCCTCCACGTACAATTCGTTTTGACCTTCCGTCAGCCCTTGCACGTCTTCGAGTCGTAGTGGAGTTCCCTGTGCTTGATTGTCATCCTTGGCGAGCACCTGCTCACCGTTGATCTTCACTATTAACGACATAGGTTTGTCATCCGGATGTGCAAGAAGCGCAAAAGGGTCAGGTTCCAGTTTGGTAGTGGCAACAATCTCGAGAGTAAAATGCCCTGCAGCCGCAGTGGGACGGAATTCCGCGACAGCACGCTTGTCTTCGCGGGTGTGCAGATACCCGGCCACACCCCCCAGAATCAGGATCCACACCAAAATAGCTAGAATAGGCCGCACACTTCACCTCAATGAAGAGCTGTTACTATTGTGAGAACATTCTCTCTCATCATACCGATATATGTCTCTCCAGCCGTTCCGGCTTCACCCATAGAATCGGAATAC
The sequence above is a segment of the Desulfomonile tiedjei DSM 6799 genome. Coding sequences within it:
- a CDS encoding metal ABC transporter ATP-binding protein, which produces MATNHDIPAIEVKNLTVSFGPRPALLDISVRIEQGVSVGIIGPNGAGKSTFIKAVLGFVKPDFGTVKILGFPATQAKGLVAYVPQRGAVDWDYPITVAEVAMMGRYGHIPWWKDPSRSDWQIVQEALEMVRMEEFRDRQIGQLSGGQQQRVFMARALTQGADILLLDEPFAGVDAATERAILDVLDRAKKSGRTLLVVHHDLTTAGEYFDLLMLIKQRLYAYGSPETVLNPGLLSEVYEGKLRVFSGLKAQEESG